The Seriola aureovittata isolate HTS-2021-v1 ecotype China chromosome 8, ASM2101889v1, whole genome shotgun sequence genome contains the following window.
ATATAAACTAACAACATCCTGCCATTGTGCTTTTACAACGAAATAAACACTGCATACtttctggaaaaaaatgttttcacttccGGGCCGGAATCGATATCTCTGTTGCTGTCGTCTTTCTCCTGTCTACTACCCCTTGCCAGTACGTGAATAATATTTGCACAAAGTTTGCTTTCATCCACGACGACATTACAGCATTTGACCACCGACCAGCCGAAATGGTGTTTAAAGTGACTGTCAACGGTGCCTGGAGGGCGACGAGGACGCTGTGGCTGCTCGTGCTAGTGAGcttgtctgtgtgcatctgtgtgtgccGAGCATCCTCGTCTCGGGAGGAGGACAGTGCCATGGAGAACATCGTTACAGAGAAAAAGGCTGAGGAGAGCCACAGGCAGGACAGCGCAGACCTACTCATCTTCATCCTGCTCCTCACCCTCACTATTCTGACCATCTGGTTGTTCAAACACCGGCGGTTCAGGTTTCTGCACGAAACTGGGCTGGCGATGATTtatggtgagagagagagggagacgtcACCAGTGTATTTACTCTCATTTTGTATTGATTAGATTTGAAATGACTGCTTTACTAAGCTGGAACGCATTGGAGTGTATTTACACACTAGGCTGTGCCAGGGAGATGCTGCAAGGTAACAAGCTTAGTTACGGCAACATCAACACCTCCTCTGCACCCTGCTTGGTCTCGAAAATGACATCTAAGCAGCTAAGTATTCTGGGCCCCCGGAGAGAACAGCTGTAGCATGGAAAAGCCAATACCAAATTTCACTTCTCTTTGCTCTGAGCAGGTTCCTCCTTCACTCAGACACCATCACATCTAAACACCTTGCATGACAAACTCCACTCACCAATGGtggagtatttccattttttgctACTTTTTACTTGTACTACAATACATTTCGGAGGGAAATAGTACATTGTTTACTCCTCTACTTTTATTTGATAACTTTTGTTGCACATGTAGATTAATAAtccaaaatataattaaaaaatacattatgatGTATTATCATTGgtaaagagggagggaaattAACAAGCTACAAAACAGTGTATAAAGTAATTCTAATTTACCACCTGCTACACTGAAGTGATGTATACATGAATGCATCACTaattataatccaataatatgaTATACATTATTCTATAATGGGCCATTCTGCATAATAGTACTCTTTTCacttttgctttaaaatttgaatgcaggacttttacttgtaactgAGTTTTTTTTACTAGGTGATATTTcgacatttacttaagtaaaaggcCTCAgcacttcttccaccactgccgCTCACTGAGCTTTCATTGGTCTTTCCTTCCAATTTTTAACTGGGTGGTTTGGAGATTTGCCAATATTCTCCTCAGCAATCGTCTAAAATAATTCTCTGAATGGATGAAAAGAGGGTCATGCTGTATTACAATCATGTTATATTTTGTTCCAACAACGACTAGTTTCAATAATTGCTTAAACCTCAGCACACCTCACCCACACTCAAAGGTGGTTTCACTTCTGTAGCCTGAGggactttttcacagcagacatttaggTGTGTCATAGCAGAAGCACAGCTGTAGTTAATAATAACAACTGCATTCAGTGTGGATGAGTTAGTTCCCGTGTTCATGTATTCTGAATGCTCACTCACCGATTTGTGTTACTGAAATACTTAAATGGAACAAGGCCGCCAGTAGCAGTATTGACTTTTTGCGCTTGATAAATCAAAATTCCTGAAATGAATAATATAGAGCTCTTCTCAGAAAGAGTAGACAtgtacagactgtgtgtgactgacatcTCTCTCCCTGGTTAGTTATGTTAGACCTGTCAGGATGTCAGTTTTGATGTTATTACTTCAATAAGCATGTCGTGTTTGGTGACATCACGTAATCACAGAGCATTGCTCCACTCAGCTTTCTCCTGTCTACAAGTCTAATCAGCCAGAGTCAttggaaacacctgtgtggaGTTTTTGAGAATCACCATCTAAACACATGGTATTCCTAATTTGTCTGGTACATACCTTCTTTCTCAGAGATGTTTTCCAGGCATTAATCTATTAGCAAAAGCTGAGAATATGACATTTAGTTTGGCTTTGTGAGAATaggaattaaatattttcaccaTATCTTTTCCAGAAAATAGCTGTCGTGAAACATTTGATAACCCTCTGCAAATTTAGGCACCCGCAGAATCATGACCACCTTTACTCCTCTCGTGATGTCTCGTTTTAGATCTTGGTCTTTGCGTTGGAATCATAAACAACTGACATTAACTGACTCTGCCCTCTgtgttctctttgttttgcctcttttcttttcacttttcccAGGCTTACTTGTTGGTGTGGTCTTACGCTATGGCATCCATGTTCCTCGGGACATTAGCAATGTCACGCTTAGCTGCCACGTTAACGCCAGCCCTGCCACTCTGCTGGTCAATGTCAGTGGCAAATTCTACGAGTACACTCTGAAAGGAGAGATTAGTGCCAACGAGGTGAACGACGTGCAAGATAATGAGATGCTGCGAAAGGTACAGTATGTAATGTTATTGTCAGGCAGAAGTTTAGACTGATCAAAAGAAGCTGTATTGATTGAATCTTATGAATATATTGGGAAGTTCTTGTATATCTtcttgttgcagctttaaaatatcGAGCTGAAATAATCAACGTAAAATTTAACAGCAATTAGTTTGAGAATCAGTTCGGcatttcagttcttttcaagCATGTGATATGTAATTGAACAGTTTCAATTTTTATACAgctgattggacaaaacaagcaatttgaagacatcacattCAGCTGTAGGAAATTATAAGCTacataattaaacatttaatcaagaaaatcattatcagattaattgataatgaaaataattgttagttgtgGTCTTATCGAAATATATTATTTGGTTTTGAGTCTTGAATTGCTCCATGAATTTTCCACATTAACAAACTTATCTATTTATACTCTACACAATCAAGATATGCAATCCAAAGCTTGATTCAAAAGAGTGCATAATCCTGCTAGCATAAGCGGCAGCACTTTTCAAGTCGAAGCATGGTTGgtacagacacattttaatacaGTACTGTTCTAGATTCACATCTAAAAATGGTTTTAACCATAATGTTTTTGACTGTGTATAGAAGCTGTCCCCTTTTAGCATCTGTCATTTTACTATTATAACAACTTTTTGTTGATTGTCCTGGAAGCTACTTCATGCTGTCCCAGATGTGTCACTTaggattaattaattaattaattaaagttaTACAATAATGCAGCAGCCCAGAAGTGTCCATTCAATATGCTTTGTCTTGAAAGTATTTTTGATTCATTCCTTATCCTAGTGATTCAGAACTGTGATATGTTGTTATTACATAATAACaggatatgatgtttttttttgtgtatgtgtgactcaGGTAACCTTTGACCCCGAAGTGTTCTTCAATATTCTTCTACCACCTATCATCTTCCATGCTGGCTACAGCTTGAAAAGGGTACAGTCATACTTTAGTGTTTGAACCACGCATTCTACTGCCTCAAAGAAAATTACTCATTGATTACAAAGTGAACACTTTTAACACTAGCTGATGAGACAATGTCCTCTGCTAAAATGAAATGCACAAATCCACTTATTCCTTCTCACCTTTACAGACCTAAAGAGTTGATGCAGTGAAGATGGATGACTTAGAATTGAGTCAGTATGTAGATGATTGTTGAtgtgttaaattgttttgtctttcagagACACTTTTTCCGTAACATGGGATCCATCCTGGCTTATGCCTTTCTGGGGacagttatttcctgtttcattatCGGGTAGGAATATTAATtaaccaaaaagaaaacactaaaacaaacatCCTTCTGATTTCACATTTGCATCTCTATTTATAAGACATTTTATGGCAGAGCAGAATTTATAAATGTCAATTCCTGTGTTGTTAAAGTTTCCATGATGCCATTAAAGTCAATGTTGTTTATGACGATGTGCAAAACCACCTGCTGTTCCTCCGTCAGGTTGCTGATGTACGGCTGTGTGATGCTAATGGAGCAGGTGGGACAGCTGGATGGAgacttcttcttcactgactgTCTGTTCTTTGGAGCCATTGTCTCTGCCACAGACCCTGGTACGTTTGCTGGTCCTCAGTTTTCAAAAGTCTTTTCTGCTTACATGTTAATTATAACCATGATCCACTTTAGCTCAAAGCCACATTCTCacaaacagaacacagacagaaacaaatcaTCATAAAACTAAAGATTTGTCAATGTTtcatataatttattatatGATGAGTCAAACTGTCCACAGCTGATACTGTGGAAACAAAACTGGTGCATTGTACTAACCCAGTAAAGTATGTTCATTTCTTGTATACTAATTTCCAAAATAGTACACTTTTATCATTAATATGCTCTTTGTGCtctttatttaatataataataaacgtTATTtctatagcacctttcatacatgAAACAGAGCTGTAAGtgttgtaaaatttaaaaaagaaataaaacagaaacagacattaaaaaaaaagagtataGAATTGAAACACAGCTCTTGAACCTCTTGACACCCATGGCCGGCTCGCTCGGTGATTTGTGTCGGTTCTAATATGGAGAATAATTtagtgtgtttctctttgtgtcacagtcacagtcctGGCTATCTTCAACGAGCTGCAGGTCGACGTGGATCTGTACGCTCTGCTGTTTGGAGAGAGTGTGCTCAACGATGCCGTGGCCGTGGTTCTGTCCTCGTAAGTCGTCTGTCTTTTTGACACCACACACGAAGTCTGCACTATCCACTAACTGTCTAACTGTCTTGACTGTGCACAGAGATGCTAAGCCACTGGTTTTCTGAGAGAAATGGTGGAAGTACGAgtcatgcatgtttttttttttgatcgaTTGACCAGTGACCTTTTAACTAACCTGATATCAGTTTCTCATTAGTGTCATGCTAAACACAAGGCGGTCCCTAAGCTAACCCTTAGTTTCTCTCCTGCTCTACATGGAACTGTTATTATTTCCACAGAATTGTAAATTATAATAGCAGGCACGGTGGAGGGGCCGATCCCCACGGAGAGACTCTGACCGGCCCATTGAACGGGTGCACTAAGTAGAGCATGACATTGTGTGCCTTTGCGGTGCCTTGGGACCATCATGACAAATCACTGgccatttgtttttacactctGGCTTATCCGACCCGAGATGCAGAACATTTCATGGTTTATTCAtgaatttttgctttttttggtTAACCGTTTTTGATGTTGTAGTCAGCTAAGAGCACATTCCTATTATATTTggagatactgtatatacagaagTCAAGGAGAGGGCACGAAGCCAGGAATCCTTATAGAAGAAATGCCTGgtgatttgttttgtgagtGTGGGGGCTGACAGTGGAGAGGGTGAATAAATCTGCTTTCAAACTTGGTTCAAGTAGTATTTGAAAGTATTATTTGGAAATAAGGTTTGCcactttaattacattttatcacCAAACTGCCTTAATAAGATATTAAAACTTTTATAATTGCTTTCTCATGCTGACAACTACCCTGCTGTGATAACTTCCCTTTCATCCCAGGCTCCAGTTTAAAACCaagaaactaaaatattttctaaatctATTTGACCCAAGTTTGATGAGAAGCATGTGTCCTTTTCCTGTGAGTATGACTTTACTGGGATAGCTCAGTGTTGATACATAACCACCAGGTGACACAAAGCTGATGTATAAAGTGATGATTCCCACCTTCTTTCATGACACTGTACTGTGCCTGGTTGCTGTGACACAGATACTGTGTCAAagagtttgttgttttactggTTACTGGAATTTTTCAGTCCACATGATTTTCAAAGCAGATTCTTTATTTGGACTAAATTCTCTTAGAGGAAGGAAAAAGCTGTGTagtctcttttttcttcctgtacTGGCAGAACATGGTTTTTGCCGCCTTCTACCatgaaaaatgtgtatttaacaGCATATAATGCTGTCCACTGTTTGCTGAAAACAAGGTGCCTCTTTTAATTATGAAAGCAGCAGTAAAGTAAACCAAAACTACACCATAACATTTAGTAGTTTTTAATTATCTACTATTCCACCCCTGCTCAGGTTTTATTGGAACACGTGTCAATGTGAAACTGAACTGCGTATATAGAGTATAAAGCACACATTGCATATCTGTACTTTCACACAGCAATGTCACTTCAGTAGACTTTTAGGCAAGCCACTTTGTTATAACACTGAACTATTCAAATACAGTCTGACACTCTTTTGTTCCAACCCTCTGACCTCTACATTACTCTACTTCTCTCTTTATCTTAAATCTCCCAGTTTACGTGAGTGAGAGTTTTCTTCTGTGAAAGCCATTTTATCAACACAGGAGCACCTGaattgttttcaaaaatattatGTCGTATACAAAGAGAGATAGTGTAGTGATAGACTATAGAATATATACTACTAGGTTTTCTGTATGCAGGCTTCAACTTCAGCTTAATAACCTGTAAAACAAGTTAATTCATTAGTCTTAATGTATGACACGATTTACACTCTGTGCACTTTGTATAAAAACTTTCCAATAAATGGTTGTACTTTGTCTCATCTCAGGTCTATAGTAGCATACCAGCCAGAAGGAGACAACACTCACACCTTTGAGGTCATGGCGTTGCTGAAATCTTTTGGGATTTTTCTCGGAGTCTTCAGTGGCTCTTTTGCTCTGGGAGTGGCCACCGGAGTCGTCACTGCTCTCAtatcttttctgttgttttattatttgtttacgtaacaaaaaaactaattctAAAGGGTGTATTAATAAGATCTGTCCATCCACTGCAGCATGTAGCAGTTTAAAAAGCAAGGTCGCAGTTGAGTTGATCACAAATTAAATTCATACCGAGTGGTGTGATCTTGTTGTTTgtacaacaaaaaatgaaaataagaaatttgTAGATAGAAAGTAGTAGAATATATTTTTAGAATCAGCTTGAAACATGTGACAGCATGCTCCAGAAGCCGTTACttgtgaaatgaaacaaatgaaattatctaattaaaaaaatgatcctATTTTAAGAATATATGTTTTCTAAGTTGTTATGACTGAATGTGTACGCACGTGTTAAGTTTAAAAAGTGTGTGAGTATCTTGTTAAGCTCCTTGACTGTCTGTACGTGACTAAGTTCACCAAGCTGAGGGATTTCCAGCTGTTGGAGACGGCTCTGTTCTTCCTCATGTCATGGAGCACGTTCCTGTTGGCTGAGGCCTGTGGCTTCACaggtaatacacacacacacacacacacacacacacacacacacacacacaaacaaaaacacaaacacaaacacaaacacaaacacacacacacacacacacacacacacacactgaaactgcCATGATGATGATATGCTGTAATTTAAGTTGTTGTCGTCCTATTTTGATTGTAATTTGGATATAGTGACTGCGTTTAAACTGGGAGACATGTGGTCCCTCCTGCATGTCAACAAGCAATATTGTTAATGCGTCATGTTGTTAGTAATCAGTGTTTACTGATCCTCtaacttttctctttctggaTTCCTGTCCTTCCTGATGTGTTGCAGGCGTGGTCGCAGTGCTGTTCTGTGGGATCACTCAGGCCCACTACACCTTCAACAACCTGTCCCCTGAGTCCCAGGACAGGACCAAACAGGTCAGACCTGGACTAAAGCAAACGGCTGATTATGTTCTTTGTCACTGTGCTTAAAGTATTGAGTTGTCTTTCTGCCTTTTATATTGAAAGTAgtaaaaagttttgaaaatgaCAGTTAAAGCACAATGGAAATGTCACATAACTAATAAAGCTGTGTTTCAGTTTACAAGCTATAATATGGTATAATAGTAATTGGTTTGTTGGCAAAGCAGAGTACATAGAGTAGTTGTTGTTCCTGTCATCCATCTTCACTGTTGGAATGATAGATAAATGGAAAACCAGGTTtgattaatgaaaaaatgtttaagaaaaagagaaaagagaatctaaaaataaaaacatgattttcttttcaaatatattGAATAAAATAAGTTGCATTAAAGGTATAGTTGATTTTTAACGTTTGTAGTCAAAGCCATTCAATCCAAGTGTATTTAGCGGTTGCATTTGTTAAACTGTGTTCCCTGTTAACTCTTATTTTCTCTTAtccatcttctttttcttgtcaaGCAGTACATCCACCGAGGCTGCTATCATCTAAATcaattgatgttttttcatgtgttgcagctgtttgaaCTGCTGAATTTCCTGGCAGAGAACTTCATTTTCTCCTACATGGGTCTGACCCTGTTCACGTTCCAGAACCACATCTTTAATCCAATGTTCATCGTTGGAGCTTTCGTATCTTTTGCACATGAAACTGTCTTGTGCACACAAAGCTTGATGACCCTCAGCCTGGTCACGGCATTTTAGTATCAGCATAGGAATATGGAGCTACCaccattttcagtcattttcagttCCCACGGTTACAACTTAACACCAAGATGCAAATGGTAATTGATTTAAAGGGGCAGTAAATAAGCTTGGCACAGAGTGAGGAGGGTTGACTagttctctgttttgttttgttgtcctCTC
Protein-coding sequences here:
- the slc9a6a gene encoding sodium/hydrogen exchanger 6a, with amino-acid sequence MVFKVTVNGAWRATRTLWLLVLVSLSVCICVCRASSSREEDSAMENIVTEKKAEESHRQDSADLLIFILLLTLTILTIWLFKHRRFRFLHETGLAMIYGLLVGVVLRYGIHVPRDISNVTLSCHVNASPATLLVNVSGKFYEYTLKGEISANEVNDVQDNEMLRKVTFDPEVFFNILLPPIIFHAGYSLKRRHFFRNMGSILAYAFLGTVISCFIIGLLMYGCVMLMEQVGQLDGDFFFTDCLFFGAIVSATDPVTVLAIFNELQVDVDLYALLFGESVLNDAVAVVLSSSIVAYQPEGDNTHTFEVMALLKSFGIFLGVFSGSFALGVATGVVTALVTKFTKLRDFQLLETALFFLMSWSTFLLAEACGFTGVVAVLFCGITQAHYTFNNLSPESQDRTKQLFELLNFLAENFIFSYMGLTLFTFQNHIFNPMFIVGAFLAVFLGRAANIYPLSFLLNLGRRNKIRSNFQHMMMFAGLRGAMTFALSIRDTATYARQMMFSTTLLVVFFTVWICGGGTTQMLSCQRIRVGVDSDQDNSMSITEGSERRSTKQESAWLFRIWYNFDHNYLKPILTHSGPPLTATLPPCCGPLARFLTSPQAYENECQLKDDDSDLILTDGDINLTYGDITVSTDASGAHTSGGPAYAGATSDDLDRELTYGDNELVMRGTRLVLPMDDSEPPFTDPHHRLRM